One Microplitis demolitor isolate Queensland-Clemson2020A chromosome 2, iyMicDemo2.1a, whole genome shotgun sequence DNA segment encodes these proteins:
- the LOC103573533 gene encoding neogenin isoform X3: MDKSIGVYLIFCALITSGLCAAGLDLIVEPKDVIVEPGGAARLDCQASSTVYDPSAINIQWRTEDGQMINFIGDSYRSQLANGSLYISSVYADNPELTGGYQCLVTVENVGAVVSQIATISLLSQLPMFAEEPRNIAVSLGQTAFFSCSLLSTKLLADRVKIHWLKDEHPLQLDESRMTIMPSSGALEIDDVRNEDVGSYRCNATAFSQHRLSNKAQLSLEQESSSLSINFDEQSPPIFIAKPKPQIAVEGATIILECAANARPKPSILWLKDGVAVDLAALDSRYRKIAASSLMITDIMEEDTGSYQCRAKNDVETLDAVAEVTVQVPPRFIKRPEDKVASENQDLEFECDIYGKPEPKVTWLKNGEKITLSEYWQLVNNNNLRINGLLPIDAGIFQCIGTNPAGSVQTFARLVIIHKPNNTDNLDLIEGGGSSGPLLSAPRNLSVVIVSTRFVTLRWQKPENADSDSSLTYHIYYKQDGSQRERVVTTAHRQLEVVVRSLQPGVTYQFRVVAHNSQGIAGASSEVLTVTTHSEADVPSPPLNLEGHATSSQSIKVSWQEPKILNGRISKYVVTLEITDDTSSNSGAGVFSEVEKIRETTITTCELVDLTPYTEYSISVYAVNENGPGPSTGEINIRTFSAQPSHPPHNVTLEAASSTSIIVRWEPPLEGQNGIITGYKIRYRRQDRRYHSNTITTEGNKRLHVISGLEKHGVYHVRICALNVNGTGPWTEWMAIETYENDLDESTVPSAPTNLRTKPLSTSISVWWSPPKDDKIKVRGYIISWGKGYPDVFNHELDGKQRYYSIESLDPMSEYVISLRASNEAGEGPPIYANVRTTEKTAVESTVTPLIPPVGLKAIVLSASTVVLYWTDTSLSKSQYVTDHRYYVVRYAPYHPLTLSPRYKYFNATDLNCMIDDLKPNTQYEFTVKTVKGKRESPWSMIVLNQTHEAAPTSSPRDLTVQSYEDRSTAVIVHWQPPKQPNGHIIGYIISYSTDNTKRERDWHVEGVLGNKTEYIIKGLKPSTTYYFKIQGRNIKGYGPFSSVVVFKTPQSNGMDYDDFYSQQQQDGRGLSQSLIYIIVGCSVVLITGVAVVVVFVCCRRQNDSPDRKKGYMKDVNQKTNIKPPDLWIHHDQMELKALEKSSINGETLTSTTSGGIVNNTLPRSGNTDYNNTETSGNAVINSGSLDKRTYVPSYMATNNLDDKCSTLTRQHSRSKSKFIPLTVVDSGGPLHSSIASATAASTAIVNSSHGNSLSQPTIYNSSDASREPSRSIYPRTVGAQYSLSRAHITLEPTPESNPSVDLSSMSSNYEQLHHNSMTYGSTPYNNSTSSQQFTPGHYVAGSTSQSSVAANSSSVISGGNSSRGELTGGSGSGTDSANASSAGGGSGSIKRLQGHPLKSFSVPAPPPQSAPSTPAQQKHATQVSQVTVRSSLSGSPYKKQPGSSSAVANTNQLTKNRLASVSNACHTPEEIERLKPSYSTEELNQEMANLEGLMKDLNAITASEFEC, translated from the exons ATGGATAAGTCTATTGGAGTATATCTGATATTTTGTGCATTAATAACTAGCG gTCTTTGTGCTGCTGGACTGGATTTGATAGTAGAGCCGAAGGATGTTATTGTTGAGCCAGGTGGTGCTGCTCGACTTGACTGTCAAGCGTCTAGTACAGTTTACGATCCATCAGCTATTAATATCCAGTGGCGTACAGAAGACGGCcagatgattaattttattggtgACAGTTATAGATCACAATTAGCTAATGgttcattatatataagtagCGTTTACGCTGATAATCCAGAATTAACTGGTGGTTATCAGTGTCTAGTAACAGTGGAGAATGTTGGAGCCGTTGTATCACAAATAGCCACTATCAGTTTGTTATCACAGTTACCGATGTTTGCAGAAGAGCCGCGAAATATTGCCGTCAGTTTGGGACAGACAGCATTTTTTAGCTGCAGTCTATTGTCAACTAAATTGTTGGCTGATCGAGTTAAGATTCACTGGCTGAAAGATGAACATCCGCTGCAACTTGATGAAAGTCGCATGACTATTATGCCGTCTTCCGGTGCGCTGGAAATAGATGACGTACGCAATGAAGATGTGGGTTCTTACCGATGCAATGCTACGGCATTTAGTCAGCATCGGTTGAGTAACAAAGCTCAGTTGTCTCTTGAACAAGAATCCTCGTCGTTGTCTATTAATTTTGACGAACAATCGCCCCCTATATTTATTGCAAAACCTAAACCACAGATAGCCGTTGAAGGTGCAACGATTATTCTCGAATGCGCAGCTAACGCTCGGCCTAAACCTTCTATTTTATGGTTGAAAGACGGAGTTGCTGTTGATTTAGCTGCGCTGGATTCGAGATATCGTAAAATAGCAGCATCTAGTCTTATGATTACTGATATTATGGAGGAAGACACTGGATCGTATCAATGTCGGGCAAAAAATGATGTTGAAACACTTGATGCAGTGGCTGAAGTAACGGTTCAGGTGCCACCGAGATTTATTAAGAGACCTGAAGATAAGGTAGCAAGCGAAAATCAGGATTTAGAATTTGAATGTGATATTTATGGTAAACCAGAGCCTAAAGTTACTTGGCTTAAAAAtggagaaaaaataactttaagtGAATACTGGCAgcttgttaataataataatttaagaataaatgGACTACTGCCGATAGATGCAGGAATATTTCAATGTATCGGAACCAATCCGGCAGGTTCAGTTCAAACTTTCGCTCGACTTGTTATCATTCACAAGCCAA ATAACACGGATAATTTGGATTTAATCGAGGGAGGTGGTAGCAGTGGACCACTTTTATCAGCACCAAGAAATCTTAGTGTCGTTATTGTTTCAACGAGATTTGTTACTTTACGATGGCAGAAGCCGGAAAATGCTGACAGTGACTCATCACTTACTTACCATATTTACTATAAACAAGATGGATCTCAAag AGAACGCGTTGTGACAACAGCACACAGACAATTAGAAGTAGTCGTAAGAAGTCTTCAGCCCGGAGTAACATATCAATTTCGGGTTGTAGCGCACAATTCTCAAGGTATAGCCGGCGCCTCTAGTGAAGTACTTACAGTAACAACGCACTCTGAAGCAGATGTACCAAGTCCGCCGTTAAATCTCGAAGGCCACGCAACTAGTAGCCAAAGTATAAAAGTATCTTGGCAAGAGCCGAAAATTCTTAATGGCCGCATATCTAAGTACGTTGTGACATTGGAAATTACAGACGACACTAGCAGTAATTCTGGAGCTGGTGTGTTCAgcgaagttgaaaaaatacgtGAGACAACAATCACAACTTGCGAACTAGTTGACTTAACGCCTTATACAGAGTATAGTATTTCGGTGTACGCGGTGAATGAAAACGGGCCAGGTCCTTCGACCggtgaaataaatataagaacaTTTAGCGCGCAACCATCTCACCCGCCACACAACGTAACATTAGAAGCCGCAAGCTCGACAAGTATAATTGTCAGATGGGAGCCACCACTTGAAGGACAAAATGGCATAATAACTGGTTACAAAATTCGTTATCGCCGTCAGGATCGTCGCTATCACTCGAACACGATAACAACAGAGGGCAACAAACGTCTTCATGTAATTTCAGGATTAGAAAAACATGGAGTTTATCATGTCCGTATTTGTGCATTGAATGTAAACGGTACCGGACCTTGGACAGAATGGATGGCAATTGAAACCTACGAAAACGATTTAGACGAATCAACAGTACCCTCAGCGCCAACAAATTTACGAACGAAACCCTTATCAACATCAATATCCGTGTGGTGGAGTCCACCTAAAgatgacaaaataaaagtacGCGGTTATATTATTAGCTGGGGTAAAGGTTACCCGGATGTTTTCAATCATGAATTGGATGGTAAACAACGTTACTATTCAATTGAATCACTTGATCCAATGTCCGAGTATGTAATATCATTGCGCGCCAGCAATGAAGCGGGTGAAGGGCCACCAATTTATGCGAATGTCAGAACAACCGAGAAGACAGCAGTTGAATCAACAGTAACACCACTGATACCACCCGTTGGTCTCAAAGCAATTGTCTTGTCTGCCAGTACCGTTGTTCTGTACTGGACAGATACGTCACTTTCGAAAAGTCAATAtgtcacagatcatagatatTACGTCGTCAGATATGCGCCATATCATCCATTAACGCTGAGTCCACggtataaatatttcaatgcaACTGATCTCAATTGTATGATTGACGACTTAAAGCCGAATACACAGTACGAGTTTACCGTTAAAACAGTTAAGGGAAAACGTGAATCACCGTGGAGCATGATTGTCCTTAATCAAACACACGAGGCTGCACCCACATCATCACCGCGTGATTTAACTGTTCAGAGTTACGAAGATCGTTCTACTGCGGTAATAGTACACTGGCAACCACCTAAACAACCCAATGGCCATATTATCGGCTATATTATATCTTATTCGACTGATAATACTAAACGTGAGAGAGATTGGCATGTTGAAGGTGTACTTGGAAACAAGACTGAGTATATTATTAAAGGACTGAAACCCAGTacaacttattattttaagatccAAGGAAGAAATATAAAAGGCTATGGACCTTTTTCATCTGTCGTTGTCTTCAAAACACCACAga GCAATGGCATGGATTATGATGATTTTTACAGCCAACAACAACAAG acGGACGTGGATTATCACAAAGTCTCATCTACATAATAGTAGGCTGCTCAGTCGTATTAATAACCGGAGTGGCAGTTGTTGTTGTATTCGTATGCTGCAGACGACAAAATGACTCGCCGGATCGTAAAAAAGGATATATGAAAGACGTTAATCAGAAGACAAATATTAAACCACCTGATCTATGGATTCATCATGATCAAATGGAACTCAAAGCCTTGGAAAAATCATCGATAAACGGCGAAACTTTAACATCAACCACCAGCGGCGGAATTGTTAATAATACACTACCAAGATCTGGTAATACTGATTACAATAATACAGAAACATCTGGAAATGCGGTAATAAATTCTGGTTCATTGGATAAACGTACTTACGTACCAAGTTACATGG cGACAAATAATTTGGATGACAAATGCTCGACACTCACGAGACAACACAGCCGcagtaaatcaaaatttattcctCTAACTGTTGTTGATAGTGGTGGACCGCTACATTCAT ccataGCATCAGCAACGGCGGCATCAACGGCCATTGTAAATAGTAGTCACGGTAACAGTTTATCACAACCGACAATCTACAATTCATCAGATGCTTCACGTGAACCATCGCGATCAATTTATCCGCGAACTGTCGGTGCTCAATACAGTTTAAGTAGAGCACACATAACATTAGAACCTACTCCAGAATCAAATCCATCAGTCGATTTGTCATCAATGTCAAGTAATTACGAGCAGCTTCATCATAATTCAATGACTTATGGCAGTACGCCGTACAATAATTCAACAAGTAGTCAACAGTTTACACCTGGACACTACGTTGCTGGCAGCACAAGCCAATCTTCCGTGGCAGCAAATTCATCGAGCGTAATTTCCGGTGGAAATAGTAGTCGGGGTGAACTTACTGGTGGTAGTGGATCAGGAACAGATTCTGCAAATGCTAGCAGCGCTGGTGGTGGCAGTGGTAGCATCAAACGACTTCAAGGTCATCcgttaaaaagttttagtGTGCCAGCACCGCCACCACAGTCGGCACCATCAACACCAGCGCAACAGAAACACGCCACTCAGGTTTCTCAAGTAACTGTAAGATCTAGTCTATCCGGAAGTCCATATAAAAAACAACCAGGTTCTTCCTCAGCAGTAGCTAATACTAATCAATTGACGAAAAATCGATTGGCTTCCGTTTCAAATGCCTGTCATACGCCTGAAGAAATTGAACGACTTAAACCCTCGTACAGTACCGAGGAATTGAATCAAGAAATGGCTAATTTAGAAGGCCTAATGAAAGACTTGAATGCGATAACGGCCTCGGAATTTGaatgttga
- the LOC103573533 gene encoding neogenin isoform X2, giving the protein MDKSIGVYLIFCALITSGLCAAGLDLIVEPKDVIVEPGGAARLDCQASSTVYDPSAINIQWRTEDGQMINFIGDSYRSQLANGSLYISSVYADNPELTGGYQCLVTVENVGAVVSQIATISLLSQLPMFAEEPRNIAVSLGQTAFFSCSLLSTKLLADRVKIHWLKDEHPLQLDESRMTIMPSSGALEIDDVRNEDVGSYRCNATAFSQHRLSNKAQLSLEQESSSLSINFDEQSPPIFIAKPKPQIAVEGATIILECAANARPKPSILWLKDGVAVDLAALDSRYRKIAASSLMITDIMEEDTGSYQCRAKNDVETLDAVAEVTVQVPPRFIKRPEDKVASENQDLEFECDIYGKPEPKVTWLKNGEKITLSEYWQLVNNNNLRINGLLPIDAGIFQCIGTNPAGSVQTFARLVIIHKPKKIQLAKLTSTTLSPKLLPKKKLSRQRQLYNNTWQHPSTLLGHTLSAFTPSSPELSSNSYSGDDSADLFFDKVTETETDPDDTLLPPPPPQHHHHNHNHHHHQQKPEPRFIDNTDNLDLIEGGGSSGPLLSAPRNLSVVIVSTRFVTLRWQKPENADSDSSLTYHIYYKQDGSQRERVVTTAHRQLEVVVRSLQPGVTYQFRVVAHNSQGIAGASSEVLTVTTHSEADVPSPPLNLEGHATSSQSIKVSWQEPKILNGRISKYVVTLEITDDTSSNSGAGVFSEVEKIRETTITTCELVDLTPYTEYSISVYAVNENGPGPSTGEINIRTFSAQPSHPPHNVTLEAASSTSIIVRWEPPLEGQNGIITGYKIRYRRQDRRYHSNTITTEGNKRLHVISGLEKHGVYHVRICALNVNGTGPWTEWMAIETYENDLDESTVPSAPTNLRTKPLSTSISVWWSPPKDDKIKVRGYIISWGKGYPDVFNHELDGKQRYYSIESLDPMSEYVISLRASNEAGEGPPIYANVRTTEKTAVESTVTPLIPPVGLKAIVLSASTVVLYWTDTSLSKSQYVTDHRYYVVRYAPYHPLTLSPRYKYFNATDLNCMIDDLKPNTQYEFTVKTVKGKRESPWSMIVLNQTHEAAPTSSPRDLTVQSYEDRSTAVIVHWQPPKQPNGHIIGYIISYSTDNTKRERDWHVEGVLGNKTEYIIKGLKPSTTYYFKIQGRNIKGYGPFSSVVVFKTPQNGRGLSQSLIYIIVGCSVVLITGVAVVVVFVCCRRQNDSPDRKKGYMKDVNQKTNIKPPDLWIHHDQMELKALEKSSINGETLTSTTSGGIVNNTLPRSGNTDYNNTETSGNAVINSGSLDKRTYVPSYMATNNLDDKCSTLTRQHSRSKSKFIPLTVVDSGGPLHSSIASATAASTAIVNSSHGNSLSQPTIYNSSDASREPSRSIYPRTVGAQYSLSRAHITLEPTPESNPSVDLSSMSSNYEQLHHNSMTYGSTPYNNSTSSQQFTPGHYVAGSTSQSSVAANSSSVISGGNSSRGELTGGSGSGTDSANASSAGGGSGSIKRLQGHPLKSFSVPAPPPQSAPSTPAQQKHATQVSQVTVRSSLSGSPYKKQPGSSSAVANTNQLTKNRLASVSNACHTPEEIERLKPSYSTEELNQEMANLEGLMKDLNAITASEFEC; this is encoded by the exons ATGGATAAGTCTATTGGAGTATATCTGATATTTTGTGCATTAATAACTAGCG gTCTTTGTGCTGCTGGACTGGATTTGATAGTAGAGCCGAAGGATGTTATTGTTGAGCCAGGTGGTGCTGCTCGACTTGACTGTCAAGCGTCTAGTACAGTTTACGATCCATCAGCTATTAATATCCAGTGGCGTACAGAAGACGGCcagatgattaattttattggtgACAGTTATAGATCACAATTAGCTAATGgttcattatatataagtagCGTTTACGCTGATAATCCAGAATTAACTGGTGGTTATCAGTGTCTAGTAACAGTGGAGAATGTTGGAGCCGTTGTATCACAAATAGCCACTATCAGTTTGTTATCACAGTTACCGATGTTTGCAGAAGAGCCGCGAAATATTGCCGTCAGTTTGGGACAGACAGCATTTTTTAGCTGCAGTCTATTGTCAACTAAATTGTTGGCTGATCGAGTTAAGATTCACTGGCTGAAAGATGAACATCCGCTGCAACTTGATGAAAGTCGCATGACTATTATGCCGTCTTCCGGTGCGCTGGAAATAGATGACGTACGCAATGAAGATGTGGGTTCTTACCGATGCAATGCTACGGCATTTAGTCAGCATCGGTTGAGTAACAAAGCTCAGTTGTCTCTTGAACAAGAATCCTCGTCGTTGTCTATTAATTTTGACGAACAATCGCCCCCTATATTTATTGCAAAACCTAAACCACAGATAGCCGTTGAAGGTGCAACGATTATTCTCGAATGCGCAGCTAACGCTCGGCCTAAACCTTCTATTTTATGGTTGAAAGACGGAGTTGCTGTTGATTTAGCTGCGCTGGATTCGAGATATCGTAAAATAGCAGCATCTAGTCTTATGATTACTGATATTATGGAGGAAGACACTGGATCGTATCAATGTCGGGCAAAAAATGATGTTGAAACACTTGATGCAGTGGCTGAAGTAACGGTTCAGGTGCCACCGAGATTTATTAAGAGACCTGAAGATAAGGTAGCAAGCGAAAATCAGGATTTAGAATTTGAATGTGATATTTATGGTAAACCAGAGCCTAAAGTTACTTGGCTTAAAAAtggagaaaaaataactttaagtGAATACTGGCAgcttgttaataataataatttaagaataaatgGACTACTGCCGATAGATGCAGGAATATTTCAATGTATCGGAACCAATCCGGCAGGTTCAGTTCAAACTTTCGCTCGACTTGTTATCATTCACAAGCCAA aaaaaattcaattggcAAAATTAACATCGACAACATTGTCACCAAAATTAttgccgaaaaaaaaattatctcgtCAAAGACAATTGTATAATAATACCTGGCAACATCCCAGCACGCTCCTTGGTCATACATTATCAGCATTTACTCCTTCATCACCAGAATTATCATCGAATTCTTATTCCGGTGATGATTCCgcggatttattttttgataaagtaACTGAAACTGAGACTGATCCTGATGATACCTTATTACCTCCACCTCCACCacaacatcatcatcataatcacaaccatcatcatcaccaacaAAAACCTGAACCCCGTTTTATAGATAACACGGATAATTTGGATTTAATCGAGGGAGGTGGTAGCAGTGGACCACTTTTATCAGCACCAAGAAATCTTAGTGTCGTTATTGTTTCAACGAGATTTGTTACTTTACGATGGCAGAAGCCGGAAAATGCTGACAGTGACTCATCACTTACTTACCATATTTACTATAAACAAGATGGATCTCAAag AGAACGCGTTGTGACAACAGCACACAGACAATTAGAAGTAGTCGTAAGAAGTCTTCAGCCCGGAGTAACATATCAATTTCGGGTTGTAGCGCACAATTCTCAAGGTATAGCCGGCGCCTCTAGTGAAGTACTTACAGTAACAACGCACTCTGAAGCAGATGTACCAAGTCCGCCGTTAAATCTCGAAGGCCACGCAACTAGTAGCCAAAGTATAAAAGTATCTTGGCAAGAGCCGAAAATTCTTAATGGCCGCATATCTAAGTACGTTGTGACATTGGAAATTACAGACGACACTAGCAGTAATTCTGGAGCTGGTGTGTTCAgcgaagttgaaaaaatacgtGAGACAACAATCACAACTTGCGAACTAGTTGACTTAACGCCTTATACAGAGTATAGTATTTCGGTGTACGCGGTGAATGAAAACGGGCCAGGTCCTTCGACCggtgaaataaatataagaacaTTTAGCGCGCAACCATCTCACCCGCCACACAACGTAACATTAGAAGCCGCAAGCTCGACAAGTATAATTGTCAGATGGGAGCCACCACTTGAAGGACAAAATGGCATAATAACTGGTTACAAAATTCGTTATCGCCGTCAGGATCGTCGCTATCACTCGAACACGATAACAACAGAGGGCAACAAACGTCTTCATGTAATTTCAGGATTAGAAAAACATGGAGTTTATCATGTCCGTATTTGTGCATTGAATGTAAACGGTACCGGACCTTGGACAGAATGGATGGCAATTGAAACCTACGAAAACGATTTAGACGAATCAACAGTACCCTCAGCGCCAACAAATTTACGAACGAAACCCTTATCAACATCAATATCCGTGTGGTGGAGTCCACCTAAAgatgacaaaataaaagtacGCGGTTATATTATTAGCTGGGGTAAAGGTTACCCGGATGTTTTCAATCATGAATTGGATGGTAAACAACGTTACTATTCAATTGAATCACTTGATCCAATGTCCGAGTATGTAATATCATTGCGCGCCAGCAATGAAGCGGGTGAAGGGCCACCAATTTATGCGAATGTCAGAACAACCGAGAAGACAGCAGTTGAATCAACAGTAACACCACTGATACCACCCGTTGGTCTCAAAGCAATTGTCTTGTCTGCCAGTACCGTTGTTCTGTACTGGACAGATACGTCACTTTCGAAAAGTCAATAtgtcacagatcatagatatTACGTCGTCAGATATGCGCCATATCATCCATTAACGCTGAGTCCACggtataaatatttcaatgcaACTGATCTCAATTGTATGATTGACGACTTAAAGCCGAATACACAGTACGAGTTTACCGTTAAAACAGTTAAGGGAAAACGTGAATCACCGTGGAGCATGATTGTCCTTAATCAAACACACGAGGCTGCACCCACATCATCACCGCGTGATTTAACTGTTCAGAGTTACGAAGATCGTTCTACTGCGGTAATAGTACACTGGCAACCACCTAAACAACCCAATGGCCATATTATCGGCTATATTATATCTTATTCGACTGATAATACTAAACGTGAGAGAGATTGGCATGTTGAAGGTGTACTTGGAAACAAGACTGAGTATATTATTAAAGGACTGAAACCCAGTacaacttattattttaagatccAAGGAAGAAATATAAAAGGCTATGGACCTTTTTCATCTGTCGTTGTCTTCAAAACACCACAga acGGACGTGGATTATCACAAAGTCTCATCTACATAATAGTAGGCTGCTCAGTCGTATTAATAACCGGAGTGGCAGTTGTTGTTGTATTCGTATGCTGCAGACGACAAAATGACTCGCCGGATCGTAAAAAAGGATATATGAAAGACGTTAATCAGAAGACAAATATTAAACCACCTGATCTATGGATTCATCATGATCAAATGGAACTCAAAGCCTTGGAAAAATCATCGATAAACGGCGAAACTTTAACATCAACCACCAGCGGCGGAATTGTTAATAATACACTACCAAGATCTGGTAATACTGATTACAATAATACAGAAACATCTGGAAATGCGGTAATAAATTCTGGTTCATTGGATAAACGTACTTACGTACCAAGTTACATGG cGACAAATAATTTGGATGACAAATGCTCGACACTCACGAGACAACACAGCCGcagtaaatcaaaatttattcctCTAACTGTTGTTGATAGTGGTGGACCGCTACATTCAT ccataGCATCAGCAACGGCGGCATCAACGGCCATTGTAAATAGTAGTCACGGTAACAGTTTATCACAACCGACAATCTACAATTCATCAGATGCTTCACGTGAACCATCGCGATCAATTTATCCGCGAACTGTCGGTGCTCAATACAGTTTAAGTAGAGCACACATAACATTAGAACCTACTCCAGAATCAAATCCATCAGTCGATTTGTCATCAATGTCAAGTAATTACGAGCAGCTTCATCATAATTCAATGACTTATGGCAGTACGCCGTACAATAATTCAACAAGTAGTCAACAGTTTACACCTGGACACTACGTTGCTGGCAGCACAAGCCAATCTTCCGTGGCAGCAAATTCATCGAGCGTAATTTCCGGTGGAAATAGTAGTCGGGGTGAACTTACTGGTGGTAGTGGATCAGGAACAGATTCTGCAAATGCTAGCAGCGCTGGTGGTGGCAGTGGTAGCATCAAACGACTTCAAGGTCATCcgttaaaaagttttagtGTGCCAGCACCGCCACCACAGTCGGCACCATCAACACCAGCGCAACAGAAACACGCCACTCAGGTTTCTCAAGTAACTGTAAGATCTAGTCTATCCGGAAGTCCATATAAAAAACAACCAGGTTCTTCCTCAGCAGTAGCTAATACTAATCAATTGACGAAAAATCGATTGGCTTCCGTTTCAAATGCCTGTCATACGCCTGAAGAAATTGAACGACTTAAACCCTCGTACAGTACCGAGGAATTGAATCAAGAAATGGCTAATTTAGAAGGCCTAATGAAAGACTTGAATGCGATAACGGCCTCGGAATTTGaatgttga